From Spartinivicinus ruber, the proteins below share one genomic window:
- the phaZ gene encoding poly(3-hydroxyalkanoate) depolymerase has translation METTFSTNIREPMRVRFKTLDIDGQILRVAIRPGSSDILPLLVFNGIGANLELIKPFADELEGVEVIAFDAPGTGGSSTPKLPYRFPGLVRLVSKMLDEMNYGQVNILGVSWGGALAQQFAYDHPYRCNRLVLAATSMGSVAIPAKLSVLLKMASPRRYVQPSYMEKIAASIYGGAFRRNSRLIKNHSLKIRSPSGIGYYYQILAGAGWTSFHWLHQIKQPTLILAGDDDPIIPLANAKLMARLIPNSELRVIRCGHLFLLTRTKEIAPIVLDFLKDNQNRLTNPERNKTVVEVESTAETLEEEIEVTKPKAKKVRQLKTRKVTKSKSTESTGINTERVSSQNNESKNSDDTDNKITNVDSKNSEKVHIKLKTESGGATSESKPPEVK, from the coding sequence TTGGAAACTACATTCTCAACCAATATCCGCGAGCCCATGCGAGTTCGCTTTAAAACCCTGGATATTGATGGGCAAATTCTGAGGGTGGCGATACGTCCAGGTAGCTCAGATATTTTACCATTGTTGGTGTTTAATGGGATTGGCGCTAATTTAGAGCTAATTAAACCCTTTGCAGATGAATTGGAAGGGGTTGAGGTAATCGCATTTGATGCGCCAGGCACTGGTGGTTCTTCCACACCCAAGTTGCCTTATCGGTTTCCAGGTTTGGTCAGGTTAGTCAGCAAAATGCTGGATGAAATGAATTACGGGCAAGTTAATATATTAGGAGTATCCTGGGGGGGAGCCCTTGCCCAGCAGTTTGCTTACGACCACCCATATCGTTGTAACCGGTTAGTGTTAGCCGCTACGTCGATGGGGAGTGTAGCTATACCAGCGAAATTATCAGTATTACTTAAAATGGCGAGTCCCCGTCGCTATGTGCAGCCTAGTTATATGGAGAAAATTGCTGCTAGTATTTATGGCGGGGCATTTCGTCGTAATTCACGTTTAATCAAAAATCACTCTCTAAAGATTCGCTCGCCAAGTGGTATCGGTTATTACTATCAAATACTTGCTGGAGCAGGCTGGACGAGTTTTCACTGGCTACATCAAATTAAACAGCCAACTTTAATTCTGGCAGGAGATGATGACCCAATTATTCCATTAGCTAATGCTAAGTTGATGGCTCGTTTAATTCCAAACTCAGAGTTAAGAGTAATAAGGTGTGGCCATTTATTTTTATTAACCAGAACCAAGGAAATTGCACCAATTGTTCTGGACTTTTTAAAAGACAACCAGAATCGACTGACTAACCCTGAACGTAATAAAACAGTTGTTGAGGTTGAATCAACAGCTGAAACGCTGGAAGAAGAGATTGAAGTAACTAAGCCTAAAGCTAAAAAAGTCAGGCAACTCAAAACTAGAAAAGTAACTAAGAGCAAAAGTACTGAGAGCACTGGTATTAATACTGAAAGAGTCAGTAGTCAAAACAATGAATCTAAAAATAGCGATGATACAGACAATAAAATAACTAATGTTGATAGCAAAAATTCTGAAAAAGTACATATAAAATTAAAAACCGAGTCAGGAGGTGCAACGAGTGAAAGCAAGCCTCCTGAAGTCAAATAG
- a CDS encoding alpha/beta fold hydrolase, with protein MSEAIIKDINERIAKLSESIKKLDNSDQAVAEQLRHILSQGLDVTNREKGEKSEAETSTVANPAMGFNRKDLWSTAGSIVKHAVVNPGASLKQAVGFSKDISQVVLGKFEEPNTKGDRRFKDPTWKENPLYRRYLQAYYVWRQRLHDWVDETDMTQEDSRRAKFIISLLTDALSPSNTLLNPEVIKRVFETGGTSLEKGLVHLLEDIKANGGMPSQVKQGVFKVGDNLGLSEGSVVFRNEILELIQYKPATEKVLKIPVLIIPPQINKFFVFDLTPDKSFVQFCAKSGLQTFIISWRNPTQEHRHWGLEQYILAANDAMNAVKEITESDKVNLVGACSGGITSATLAGYLAAKDDCSVNTITQLVSVLDTNIDSDIALFATDKALELARKASEKQGILEGKDMAKAFAWLRPNDLIWNYWVNNYLLGKEPPAFDVLYWNNDTTRLPAKLHSDFIDLYKQNPLTLPGVLKIDGQVINLKKVTCDSYAVAGINDHITLWEACYRSSQLMEGKREFILSNSGHIQSILNPPSNLKANFYTNNELSADPQLWKKGATFNKGSWWSHWQKWLCSRSGEQKPVAKELGSKQHPPMEAAPGLYVHD; from the coding sequence ATGAGTGAAGCCATCATAAAAGATATTAATGAGCGAATTGCCAAGCTCAGTGAATCTATAAAGAAACTGGATAACAGTGATCAGGCTGTTGCAGAACAACTACGGCATATCTTATCGCAGGGCCTAGACGTTACTAATCGAGAAAAAGGGGAAAAGTCGGAGGCTGAAACGTCAACTGTAGCAAATCCTGCAATGGGTTTTAATCGTAAAGATTTATGGTCTACAGCAGGTAGTATCGTTAAGCATGCGGTAGTCAATCCTGGTGCTAGTTTGAAGCAGGCTGTTGGGTTCAGCAAAGATATTTCACAAGTCGTTTTAGGTAAATTTGAGGAGCCAAATACCAAGGGAGATCGTCGTTTTAAAGACCCTACCTGGAAAGAAAATCCTCTGTATCGGCGTTATTTACAGGCATATTATGTGTGGCGTCAACGCTTGCATGATTGGGTTGATGAAACTGATATGACTCAGGAAGATAGTCGAAGAGCGAAGTTCATTATCTCTTTGCTGACAGATGCTTTATCACCTTCCAATACTTTACTTAATCCGGAAGTGATTAAGCGAGTTTTTGAAACCGGTGGCACCAGCCTGGAAAAAGGTTTAGTTCACTTGTTGGAAGATATTAAAGCCAATGGGGGGATGCCTTCACAAGTTAAACAAGGTGTCTTTAAAGTAGGAGACAACTTGGGTCTATCTGAAGGATCAGTGGTTTTTCGCAATGAGATATTAGAGCTTATCCAGTATAAGCCAGCTACAGAAAAAGTTTTAAAAATACCTGTCTTAATTATTCCACCACAAATCAACAAGTTTTTTGTATTTGACCTGACGCCGGATAAAAGCTTTGTGCAGTTTTGTGCTAAATCAGGCTTGCAAACGTTTATCATTAGCTGGCGGAATCCAACGCAAGAGCATCGCCATTGGGGACTGGAGCAATATATTCTAGCTGCTAATGATGCAATGAATGCAGTCAAAGAAATAACTGAAAGTGACAAAGTTAATCTAGTTGGTGCTTGTTCTGGTGGTATTACTTCAGCTACTTTGGCAGGTTATTTAGCTGCCAAAGATGATTGTTCGGTTAATACCATTACCCAGTTAGTCAGTGTATTAGATACCAATATCGACTCAGATATTGCTTTATTTGCTACGGATAAAGCGCTGGAATTAGCGAGAAAAGCTTCAGAGAAGCAGGGCATTTTAGAAGGTAAAGATATGGCCAAAGCGTTCGCTTGGTTAAGGCCAAATGATCTAATTTGGAATTATTGGGTTAATAACTATTTACTGGGTAAAGAACCACCAGCATTTGATGTACTTTATTGGAATAACGACACTACGCGTTTACCTGCAAAACTGCATAGTGATTTTATTGATCTATACAAACAAAATCCACTGACCTTGCCTGGTGTGTTAAAAATTGATGGACAGGTAATTAATTTAAAGAAAGTAACATGTGATAGTTATGCTGTAGCAGGCATTAATGACCATATCACGCTTTGGGAAGCATGTTATCGTTCAAGTCAGTTAATGGAGGGGAAACGAGAGTTTATTTTAAGTAATAGTGGGCATATTCAAAGTATTTTGAACCCTCCGTCTAATCTCAAGGCAAATTTTTATACTAATAATGAATTATCAGCTGACCCTCAGCTGTGGAAGAAAGGGGCGACCTTTAATAAAGGTAGTTGGTGGTCTCATTGGCAAAAATGGTTATGCAGCCGCTCAGGTGAACAAAAGCCAGTAGCTAAAGAGTTGGGTAGTAAACAGCATCCACCTATGGAAGCTGCGCCTGGGCTTTATGTCCACGACTAA
- a CDS encoding M16 family metallopeptidase — protein MVPLRRSLLALSVCALLSGGYAITTTASTPAKGYSQTISLPSIQYEKFTLPNGLTVIVHEDRKAPVIAVNVWYKVGSKDEVPGKTGFAHLFEHLMFQGSENYKGEFFEPFEKAGATDQNGTTNSDRTNYFETVPTNALDMALWMESDRMGHFLGSITKAKLDEQRGVVQNEKRQGENQPYGKVWELITKASFPSGHPYSWETIGSMEDLNAASLEDVKNWFKQYYGPNNAILVLSGDIDAATAKSKALQYFGDIPPGPSVTKAYSWVAPLTENKRFSMTDRVPQSRLIMVWNTPASGTKEAEQMSLVANLLSSGKQSRLYKRLVHDDKLASSVSVFNHSRQLAGQLFIMADAKPGISLAKLERAIKEELSRLQSSGPTLDELALVKTQQAAGFIRQLERVGGFGGKSDILAAGEFYANDPAFYLKSYEYQKKTSPADIRKVMKKWLTKGKVVVEVEPTTKLTKTKSTVDRSAVPGAGEVKPFKLPEVSQTTLSNGLKVLLASRPGTSTVEMDWLFDAGYAADAQHSPGTANFTLAMMKEGTKSKDSIALDKELSKLGADISVGSSVDSSSVSLSALKDNIEKSVALAADVIQNPAFRAADFDRLRSNWLDSIAQEKARPFSTALRVLPQLLYGVKHAYSTPWTGSGTEESITRLNIGDLTKFHKQWVRPDNAQLIVVGDIHMEELKPLLEKQLGKWQAPKTPMPVKNLADATKGQDTQIYLVDKPGAIQSTIIAGQLLPSSKDDRSLTMKIANTILGGQFSARLNMNLREDKHWSYGAYSKLNSAVGQRPFIMYASVQTDKTSPALQELQKEVKQYVSNKPASADELKKVKDNWLRSKAGAYETNGALLSAISGLLEVDRPLDDLYNFDQRVSNISLKDVQQVSKELLEPNKLTWVIVGDLKKIEPSITQLKLGKVTKLDKNGNPL, from the coding sequence ATGGTACCACTACGCCGCTCGTTGTTAGCTTTATCAGTTTGTGCACTACTTAGCGGTGGCTATGCCATAACAACAACGGCAAGTACTCCTGCCAAAGGCTATAGCCAAACCATTAGCTTACCTAGCATTCAGTATGAAAAGTTTACATTACCTAATGGACTAACTGTTATTGTCCACGAAGATCGTAAAGCCCCTGTTATTGCAGTAAATGTCTGGTACAAAGTTGGCTCAAAGGATGAAGTACCAGGTAAAACAGGCTTCGCTCATTTATTCGAGCACTTGATGTTTCAAGGCTCTGAAAACTATAAAGGCGAATTCTTTGAGCCATTCGAAAAAGCCGGCGCAACAGACCAAAATGGCACCACAAATAGTGACCGTACTAATTATTTTGAAACAGTACCAACCAACGCGTTGGATATGGCTTTATGGATGGAGTCTGACCGTATGGGGCACTTCCTTGGCAGCATTACCAAAGCCAAATTGGATGAGCAACGAGGGGTTGTCCAAAATGAAAAACGCCAAGGTGAAAACCAGCCTTATGGCAAAGTATGGGAGTTAATTACCAAAGCCAGCTTTCCTTCTGGACACCCCTACTCATGGGAAACCATCGGCTCAATGGAAGACTTAAATGCAGCTAGCCTTGAAGATGTAAAGAACTGGTTCAAACAATACTACGGCCCTAATAATGCCATATTAGTGCTTTCTGGAGATATTGATGCTGCAACAGCTAAATCCAAAGCGTTACAGTATTTTGGTGATATCCCTCCAGGGCCATCAGTAACCAAAGCCTATAGTTGGGTAGCCCCATTAACAGAAAACAAACGCTTCAGCATGACTGACCGGGTGCCACAATCACGCCTGATTATGGTTTGGAATACTCCAGCATCAGGAACCAAAGAAGCTGAGCAAATGTCTTTAGTAGCCAACCTGCTTAGTTCAGGTAAACAATCACGGCTTTATAAGCGCCTAGTCCATGATGATAAACTGGCTTCCTCCGTTAGTGTGTTTAATCACAGCAGACAGCTAGCTGGACAGCTATTTATTATGGCCGATGCCAAGCCAGGTATTTCATTGGCTAAATTAGAACGTGCTATCAAAGAAGAGTTATCACGTTTACAAAGTAGTGGGCCTACTTTAGATGAGTTAGCGTTGGTTAAAACTCAGCAAGCTGCTGGCTTTATTCGCCAATTAGAACGAGTAGGTGGTTTTGGTGGCAAGTCAGATATTCTGGCTGCTGGTGAATTTTACGCTAATGATCCCGCTTTTTATTTAAAGTCTTACGAATATCAGAAAAAAACTTCTCCAGCCGATATTCGTAAAGTGATGAAAAAATGGCTGACCAAAGGCAAAGTTGTTGTAGAAGTTGAACCAACAACAAAATTAACCAAAACCAAATCAACCGTAGATCGGAGTGCTGTACCAGGTGCTGGTGAGGTTAAGCCATTCAAACTACCTGAAGTTAGCCAAACCACTCTAAGTAACGGCCTAAAAGTACTATTAGCAAGTCGGCCTGGTACTTCAACAGTAGAAATGGACTGGTTATTTGATGCTGGCTATGCAGCAGATGCACAACATAGTCCAGGTACTGCCAATTTTACCCTGGCCATGATGAAAGAAGGCACCAAAAGCAAAGACAGCATTGCCCTGGATAAAGAATTAAGCAAGTTAGGCGCAGACATTAGCGTTGGCTCATCAGTTGATAGCTCATCGGTATCGTTAAGCGCACTGAAAGATAATATTGAAAAAAGTGTTGCCTTAGCAGCCGATGTCATTCAAAACCCCGCTTTTAGAGCTGCAGACTTCGACCGATTACGCTCTAATTGGCTGGACAGTATTGCCCAGGAAAAAGCCAGGCCCTTCAGCACAGCTTTACGGGTATTACCACAACTGTTGTATGGCGTTAAACATGCTTACAGCACTCCTTGGACTGGATCAGGTACTGAAGAGTCAATCACTCGATTAAATATAGGTGATTTAACCAAGTTTCATAAACAATGGGTTCGTCCCGATAATGCCCAGCTGATCGTTGTAGGCGATATTCACATGGAAGAGCTGAAACCATTACTGGAAAAGCAACTGGGTAAATGGCAAGCACCTAAAACACCTATGCCGGTTAAGAATCTAGCCGATGCAACCAAAGGCCAAGATACCCAAATTTATTTAGTAGACAAACCAGGAGCAATTCAATCGACCATAATTGCTGGTCAGCTATTGCCATCTTCTAAAGATGATCGCTCCTTAACTATGAAAATTGCTAATACTATTTTGGGTGGGCAGTTCAGTGCCCGGCTTAATATGAACTTGCGGGAAGATAAGCACTGGTCTTATGGTGCTTACAGCAAGCTCAATAGCGCTGTTGGGCAACGGCCATTTATTATGTATGCCTCTGTCCAAACCGATAAAACTTCACCTGCATTACAAGAGCTACAAAAGGAAGTAAAACAGTATGTTTCCAATAAACCAGCTTCAGCAGATGAGCTGAAAAAAGTTAAAGATAACTGGTTACGAAGTAAAGCAGGTGCCTACGAAACGAATGGAGCTTTATTATCTGCTATTAGTGGTTTGTTAGAAGTAGATCGGCCACTGGATGATTTATACAACTTTGATCAACGGGTAAGTAATATTTCTTTGAAAGATGTGCAACAAGTGTCTAAAGAATTACTTGAACCCAATAAGTTAACGTGGGTTATTGTTGGTGATTTGAAAAAAATTGAGCCATCCATTACCCAACTTAAGCTAGGTAAAGTAACCAAACTGGATAAAAACGGTAACCCGCTATAA
- a CDS encoding methyl-accepting chemotaxis protein: protein MTTDKFIEYELGSFRNTLIEEKKAELKGYLDMANTAISHVYESNSDTAKQEAFKILRQIRYGKEGYLFAYQYDGLAVVHGAKPQQLEGKNLIGLKDPNGVLLIKLLIEAAKKGGGYVEYVWEKPGSKTPEPKLSYALPLEKWQIFIGTGFYIDGIDKTISVLRAKAEEAKQQTLMTILGVGTVAVIILGFCSILVTNSITSPIKGTVELMCDISEGEGDLTKRLEISGQSEMGKLAEAFNTFVAKLHGIIQKVADASSHINDASSEINNVVQTSSKQMHAQASETEQVATAINEMSLTAQEIAASATQAADEATNAQTSALKGNDIVINTINSIASLAEQLQEAEKVMDALGNETENIGSVLGVIGSIAEQTNLLALNAAIEAARAGEQGRGFAVVADEVRTLASRTQSSTQEIHEMITRLQQQSATAVKVMTVSRELSDSTSHQAEEAGESLTAIKDSIGVITEMNHQIATASEEQTSVIEEINKNITRIADAVSEMSHGMEATSQNSNRLHSMGQELNSLVQQFRI, encoded by the coding sequence ATGACAACAGATAAATTTATTGAGTATGAGCTTGGCAGTTTCAGAAACACATTAATTGAAGAAAAAAAAGCTGAGTTAAAAGGATATTTAGATATGGCAAATACAGCTATTAGCCATGTCTATGAAAGTAATAGCGACACTGCAAAACAAGAAGCATTCAAAATACTTAGGCAAATACGTTATGGAAAAGAAGGATATTTATTTGCCTACCAATATGATGGCTTAGCAGTCGTGCATGGTGCTAAGCCTCAGCAGCTTGAAGGAAAAAATTTAATTGGATTAAAAGACCCTAATGGTGTACTGCTGATAAAACTGTTAATTGAAGCAGCTAAAAAAGGTGGGGGTTATGTTGAATATGTATGGGAAAAGCCAGGTTCCAAAACACCAGAACCAAAACTTAGTTATGCACTACCTCTGGAAAAGTGGCAGATTTTTATAGGCACAGGATTTTATATCGATGGAATAGATAAAACAATTAGTGTACTAAGAGCTAAAGCAGAAGAAGCAAAACAGCAGACATTAATGACAATTTTGGGGGTAGGTACCGTTGCAGTTATTATTTTAGGCTTTTGTTCCATTTTGGTAACCAACTCAATTACTAGTCCAATTAAAGGTACAGTTGAGTTAATGTGTGATATTTCGGAAGGAGAAGGTGACCTTACTAAGCGACTTGAAATTAGTGGTCAGTCGGAAATGGGCAAATTGGCAGAAGCTTTTAATACCTTTGTCGCTAAGTTACACGGTATTATTCAAAAAGTAGCAGATGCATCATCACATATTAATGACGCAAGTTCAGAAATTAACAATGTCGTACAGACGAGCAGTAAGCAAATGCATGCCCAAGCATCTGAAACAGAACAGGTTGCAACAGCTATTAATGAAATGTCGCTAACTGCACAAGAGATAGCAGCTAGTGCAACTCAGGCAGCTGATGAAGCTACTAATGCACAAACAAGTGCATTAAAAGGTAATGATATTGTGATAAACACAATCAACTCTATTGCTTCACTTGCAGAACAGTTGCAAGAAGCAGAAAAAGTAATGGATGCATTAGGCAACGAAACAGAAAACATAGGTTCAGTATTAGGCGTGATTGGTAGTATTGCTGAACAAACTAATTTATTAGCGTTAAATGCCGCTATAGAAGCGGCCCGTGCAGGAGAACAGGGAAGAGGTTTTGCTGTAGTTGCGGATGAAGTTAGAACACTAGCAAGTCGAACTCAAAGTAGTACCCAGGAAATACATGAGATGATTACTCGGTTACAGCAGCAATCTGCGACAGCTGTAAAAGTGATGACAGTGAGTCGTGAGTTGAGTGATAGTACCTCACACCAAGCAGAAGAAGCGGGTGAATCACTAACCGCAATTAAGGACTCGATTGGTGTGATTACTGAAATGAATCATCAAATAGCAACTGCTTCAGAGGAGCAAACTTCGGTTATTGAAGAAATTAATAAAAACATTACCAGAATTGCTGATGCAGTGAGTGAAATGTCACACGGTATGGAAGCCACTAGCCAGAATTCAAATCGTCTGCATTCAATGGGGCAAGAGCTGAATAGTTTAGTGCAACAGTTTCGAATTTAA
- a CDS encoding phasin family protein, translating into MSDVKPADKSEEREKSLLSNIRESAHKIWLAGLGAYAQYEKLGQEGIRFFETLVKDGEEVQARTQHRMDEMKEKLKSKTTDKLENRINQLRDILPTSTRDELKELSHQIEELSEAVKALASEKKPATSASRSSSSTTKKAVSA; encoded by the coding sequence ATGTCAGATGTAAAACCGGCTGATAAATCTGAAGAAAGGGAAAAAAGCTTACTATCTAACATCCGAGAATCTGCTCATAAGATCTGGCTCGCGGGCTTGGGAGCTTATGCTCAGTATGAAAAGCTTGGGCAGGAAGGGATTAGATTTTTTGAAACTCTTGTAAAAGATGGCGAAGAGGTTCAAGCACGCACCCAGCATCGCATGGATGAGATGAAAGAAAAACTTAAATCTAAAACAACCGATAAGCTAGAAAACAGAATAAATCAACTGAGAGATATCTTGCCAACAAGCACTAGAGACGAGCTAAAAGAGTTATCTCATCAGATTGAAGAGCTTAGTGAAGCAGTAAAAGCACTGGCATCCGAAAAAAAGCCGGCTACCAGTGCTAGCCGCAGTAGCAGCAGTACCACTAAGAAGGCTGTTTCAGCCTAG
- a CDS encoding MaoC family dehydratase, with protein MASNAELALEIFNSNEGLEDGVGDWLTIDQERINKFADATLDHQFIHVDPEKSAKHSPFKKTIAHGFLTLSLVTHLSQTVKSKIPEAFNNLALMVNYGLDKVRFTAPVLVDSKVRASRQLISAELKDPKTIQLKQKITVEVEGQDKPACVAEVVFRLIYQ; from the coding sequence ATGGCTAGCAATGCCGAACTCGCACTTGAAATATTTAATTCCAATGAAGGGTTAGAAGATGGCGTAGGAGACTGGTTAACAATCGACCAGGAACGTATCAATAAATTTGCTGATGCTACTTTAGACCATCAATTTATTCATGTAGATCCTGAAAAGTCAGCAAAACATTCTCCATTTAAAAAAACCATTGCTCATGGCTTTCTTACCTTATCCCTCGTTACTCACCTATCACAAACCGTTAAAAGCAAAATACCAGAAGCTTTTAACAATCTGGCCTTAATGGTTAATTACGGCCTGGATAAAGTTCGCTTTACTGCTCCAGTGCTAGTCGACTCAAAAGTAAGAGCCAGCCGACAGTTGATTTCTGCAGAATTGAAAGACCCGAAAACCATTCAATTAAAACAAAAAATCACGGTTGAAGTTGAAGGACAAGATAAACCAGCATGTGTTGCCGAAGTGGTATTCAGGTTAATCTACCAATAA
- a CDS encoding TetR/AcrR family transcriptional regulator — MKTRERILLTSLELFNDFGEPNITTIDISNEMEISPGNLYYHFQGKDAIILELYMRFEHDLIELLESPSRHKLAVDDYWLYLHIIFEAIQNYRFFYRDLSNLLAKYKKIQSRFNRLISRKKQMFIEVCQSLKKADFLMATEEEIEALADNAVVIATFWLNYQVMRHKNAYDSNYISLGIYQVMSLIAPYLVAEQRASLQSISRMYKEKTVNN; from the coding sequence ATGAAAACACGAGAACGGATTCTCCTAACTAGCTTGGAATTATTTAATGATTTTGGTGAGCCTAATATCACCACTATAGATATTTCCAATGAAATGGAAATCAGTCCTGGTAATCTTTACTACCACTTTCAAGGGAAAGATGCCATTATTCTAGAGCTTTACATGCGATTTGAGCATGATTTAATCGAGTTATTAGAATCTCCTTCTCGGCATAAATTAGCGGTGGATGACTACTGGCTTTATTTGCACATTATTTTCGAGGCTATTCAAAATTATCGTTTTTTTTACCGAGATTTATCTAATTTGCTGGCTAAGTACAAAAAAATTCAGTCACGATTTAACCGACTTATAAGTCGCAAAAAGCAAATGTTCATTGAAGTATGCCAGAGTCTGAAAAAAGCAGATTTTTTGATGGCTACTGAAGAGGAAATTGAAGCGTTGGCTGACAATGCTGTGGTTATTGCAACTTTTTGGTTAAATTACCAGGTGATGAGACATAAAAATGCATACGACAGTAATTATATAAGTTTGGGAATTTACCAAGTGATGTCTTTGATTGCACCCTATTTAGTTGCTGAGCAAAGAGCGAGCTTACAATCCATTAGTAGAATGTATAAAGAAAAGACAGTAAATAACTAA
- a CDS encoding IS1595 family transposase, protein MAINKVQFQKGLSLNEFLKQYGTEEQCFNTLYKLRWPEGFQCPNCGYDKCCQLTTRKLQQCYKCHQQTSVTAGTIFESTKLPLKTWFQGMYLISQDKKGISAIELHRHLGISYQAAWRMKHKLMKVMQEREGTKQLSGFIEIDDAYLGGERTGCKRGRGADGKIPFVAAVETTKQGQPTRIKLSILKGFNKEEITAWSRQNLAKGSTVISDGLACFNGVIEAGCLHDKIVCGGGRASVEEPEFYWVNTILGNLKSALRSTYHAIRAKYAQRYLAEFQYRFNRRFSLVEFIPRLAFVALRTPPLPGKLLNIA, encoded by the coding sequence ATGGCTATCAACAAAGTTCAATTTCAAAAAGGCCTGAGTTTAAACGAGTTTCTCAAACAATATGGTACAGAAGAACAATGCTTTAATACCTTATACAAATTGCGATGGCCAGAAGGTTTTCAGTGCCCCAATTGTGGATACGACAAATGCTGTCAACTCACTACTAGAAAGCTTCAGCAGTGCTATAAATGTCACCAGCAAACATCTGTAACTGCAGGTACTATCTTTGAATCAACCAAATTACCATTAAAGACTTGGTTCCAAGGGATGTATTTGATCTCCCAAGACAAAAAAGGTATATCAGCCATAGAATTACATCGCCATTTAGGTATTTCCTATCAAGCTGCCTGGAGAATGAAACATAAGCTCATGAAAGTGATGCAAGAAAGAGAAGGCACCAAGCAATTGTCGGGTTTTATTGAAATTGATGATGCCTATCTTGGTGGTGAGCGTACAGGTTGCAAAAGAGGTAGGGGAGCAGATGGGAAAATACCTTTTGTAGCAGCCGTAGAAACAACAAAACAAGGTCAACCGACACGAATTAAACTGAGCATTTTAAAAGGGTTTAATAAAGAAGAGATAACGGCTTGGAGTAGGCAGAATTTGGCCAAGGGCAGTACCGTAATCTCCGATGGACTGGCCTGTTTTAATGGTGTCATAGAAGCAGGTTGTCTTCATGATAAAATTGTATGCGGTGGTGGTCGTGCATCAGTAGAGGAACCTGAATTTTATTGGGTTAACACCATCCTTGGAAACTTAAAAAGTGCTTTACGTAGTACTTATCATGCTATTCGCGCTAAATATGCACAACGTTATCTTGCTGAATTTCAGTATCGATTTAATCGAAGATTTAGCTTAGTAGAATTTATTCCTAGGCTAGCATTTGTAGCACTGAGAACACCTCCACTACCAGGTAAGCTACTAAATATAGCTTAG
- a CDS encoding polyhydroxyalkanoic acid system family protein, whose translation MSKINIQRDHGTSKEKAKSAVQKIAEELQQSMGATYEWQQDTLLFKKTGAKGKIVVDDQKVDISVELSLLMKPLKGTIEQQISQRLDKLIG comes from the coding sequence ATGTCGAAAATTAATATTCAAAGAGATCATGGCACTTCAAAAGAAAAGGCGAAAAGTGCTGTACAAAAAATAGCAGAAGAGTTACAACAAAGCATGGGTGCGACTTATGAGTGGCAGCAGGATACACTGTTATTCAAGAAAACAGGTGCAAAAGGTAAAATTGTAGTCGATGACCAGAAAGTCGATATTAGTGTTGAATTAAGCTTGTTGATGAAGCCATTAAAAGGCACCATTGAACAGCAGATTAGTCAACGTTTGGATAAATTAATCGGCTAA